One genomic region from Streptomyces sp. Li-HN-5-11 encodes:
- a CDS encoding amidase yields MIDPFSTAQQLADLVRTKEVSPVEVAETYLDRIERINPVVNAVVWLDADAVRAAAVKAERAVLRGDPLGPLHGVPVPIKDLNSVEGQPNTMSSLAVRDTPQTVTDPDVQLLLDAGAIPLGRTNSPEFGALTVSENARHGKTRNPWNLAHTSGGSSGGASAAVAAGLAPVAHASDGGGSIRVPASVTGLVGLKPSRGRVPTFVRGWEHSTTEGAITRTVHDAALMLDVMGRSDPLAWYSAPDPSRPYVEEVGVAPGRLRIGLLLEAPTGLPVDEECLKAALTAAQALRDCGHEVVEARPKMFSHEAIMGFTWTIISASTYAIEVDDPDLVDPYIRRRRETALEVTAGDYARTAARLQAESREVVAQWGRDFDVLLTPTTAVVAPPVGPVYEEANSDPDGPRLTETRMVSFTAFVNIAGLPAVSLPVHTTADGLPVGAQLIGAPYDEATLLRLSAQLEPRFRWHERYPDDAALKAAVS; encoded by the coding sequence GTGATCGACCCTTTCAGCACCGCCCAGCAACTCGCCGACCTCGTGCGCACCAAAGAGGTCAGCCCGGTCGAGGTGGCCGAGACCTATCTCGACCGCATCGAGCGGATCAACCCTGTCGTCAACGCCGTCGTCTGGCTCGACGCCGACGCCGTGCGCGCGGCGGCCGTCAAGGCCGAACGGGCGGTGCTGCGCGGCGATCCGCTCGGCCCGCTGCACGGCGTCCCCGTACCCATCAAGGACCTGAACTCCGTTGAGGGACAACCCAACACCATGTCCTCACTGGCGGTCCGGGACACCCCGCAGACCGTCACGGACCCCGACGTCCAACTCCTCCTCGATGCGGGCGCGATCCCCCTCGGCCGGACGAACTCGCCGGAGTTCGGCGCCCTGACCGTCTCGGAGAACGCCCGTCACGGCAAGACCCGCAACCCGTGGAACCTCGCACACACCTCCGGCGGGTCGAGCGGCGGCGCGTCGGCGGCCGTCGCGGCCGGGCTCGCCCCGGTGGCGCACGCTTCCGACGGTGGCGGCTCGATCCGGGTCCCGGCGTCCGTCACGGGCCTGGTGGGGCTCAAGCCGAGCCGGGGACGCGTGCCCACGTTCGTCCGGGGCTGGGAACACTCCACGACCGAGGGCGCGATCACCCGCACCGTGCACGACGCGGCCCTCATGCTCGACGTCATGGGCCGGTCCGACCCGCTCGCCTGGTACAGCGCGCCCGACCCGAGCCGCCCGTACGTCGAGGAGGTCGGTGTCGCTCCCGGGCGACTGCGGATCGGCCTGCTCCTCGAGGCCCCCACCGGACTGCCCGTCGACGAGGAGTGCCTCAAGGCCGCCCTGACGGCTGCGCAGGCACTGCGCGACTGCGGGCACGAGGTCGTCGAAGCCCGTCCGAAGATGTTCTCCCACGAGGCGATCATGGGCTTCACGTGGACGATCATCAGCGCTTCCACCTACGCCATCGAGGTCGACGATCCCGACCTGGTCGACCCCTATATCCGTCGCCGCCGGGAAACCGCCCTCGAGGTCACCGCGGGCGACTACGCCCGGACGGCGGCACGCCTGCAGGCCGAGTCACGGGAGGTGGTCGCCCAGTGGGGCCGGGACTTCGACGTCCTCCTCACTCCGACCACGGCAGTCGTGGCACCACCGGTCGGCCCCGTGTACGAGGAGGCGAACTCGGACCCGGACGGCCCGCGGCTCACCGAGACCCGGATGGTCTCGTTCACCGCGTTCGTCAACATCGCCGGGCTGCCCGCCGTCTCGCTGCCCGTCCACACGACCGCCGACGGCCTGCCGGTCGGCGCGCAACTCATCGGCGCTCCCTACGACGAGGCGACGCTGCTGCGCCTCTCGGCCCAGCTCGAAC